The following are encoded together in the Pedobacter steynii genome:
- a CDS encoding TetR/AcrR family transcriptional regulator translates to MGSKERIQRLKEETRLNILDAALEIVKEDGWQSLSMRKIADKIEYTAPIIYEYFANKEGILLELTRKGYIILLQELKAAKSKHQLPEDQLEGMWLAYWNFAFKYKELYQLMYGVDMNCCEVMKAFPEAEGTTNIICDAIKELMTANPVDDDLVCRKYFTFWSVVHGLISINFVRKGTDSETNQHILSDALKGIIKYIND, encoded by the coding sequence ATGGGAAGTAAAGAACGCATACAGAGGTTGAAAGAGGAAACAAGACTCAATATACTAGATGCTGCTCTGGAGATCGTAAAGGAAGATGGCTGGCAGTCGCTCAGCATGAGAAAGATTGCGGATAAAATTGAATATACAGCACCGATTATTTACGAATATTTTGCCAATAAAGAAGGTATTCTTCTGGAATTAACCAGAAAAGGATACATTATCCTGTTACAGGAATTAAAGGCGGCAAAAAGCAAACACCAGCTTCCTGAAGACCAATTAGAAGGCATGTGGCTGGCCTATTGGAATTTTGCCTTTAAATATAAAGAACTGTACCAGCTCATGTATGGAGTAGACATGAACTGTTGCGAGGTGATGAAAGCCTTTCCGGAAGCGGAGGGCACTACAAATATCATTTGTGATGCCATTAAGGAACTGATGACTGCAAATCCGGTTGATGATGACCTGGTCTGTAGAAAATACTTCACCTTCTGGTCTGTGGTACATGGCCTGATCTCTATCAATTTTGTAAGAAAAGGTACCGACAGTGAAACAAATCAACATATTCTTAGTGATGCACTAAAAGGAATTATAAAATATATCAACGATTAA